A section of the Primulina eburnea isolate SZY01 chromosome 1, ASM2296580v1, whole genome shotgun sequence genome encodes:
- the LOC140808596 gene encoding protein FAR1-RELATED SEQUENCE 5-like, whose translation MNFFFRDYRSAVDYENFGDVLSIDTTYRTNKYNLICAPFVGINHHMQNVIFGLAFMSDETESSFEWLFTTFLDSINGKQPQTIFSDQCQAMMNAIETVFPHSHHRLCQWHINQNAPSHFGSLNGDSTFKQLWYKCMTYCESEDEFEATWKYMIDTYNLDDHRWLNGMYRLREKWATAFSSGRFSAGLLATSRSEATNMTLKKACNKLSSLYEFVMNYAKIQNDWRNKEKTEDTRCRHGKPAQILKNHPLLINAAEVYTISIYQLFEIELVNSLNCKFVEPPSCFGNDWNWLEVKVKSHDENSRVRHVVFNKQSHEIKCSCHKFETMGILCKHALMMFNCMDVTVLPDSYILKRWMKNVRNRIKYDFEECCSGGGGDHVSEMVFVNQIMRSMYDLTQLSKPQEDARKILYRLVAIAKDEISNLVQNLSVDDETPCDDITSNGYMAKAQKEPKERGKVHIIC comes from the exons ATGAACTTTTTCTTTAGGGACTATAGAAGTGCGGTTGATTATGAAAATTTTGGTGATGTTTTGTCGATTGATACAACATATAGAACAAATAAGTATAATTTGATCTGTGCTCCATTTGTTGGTATAAATCACCATATGCAGAATGTGATATTTGGCTTGGCCTTTATGTCAGATGAAACCGAAAGTTCTTTTGAATGGTTGTTTACAACATTTCTTGATTCTATAAATGGAAAGCAACCTCAAACTATTTTTTCAGATCAATGTCAAGCTATGATGAATGCCATCGAAACAGTTTTTCCACATTCACATCATCGTTTATGTCAGTGGCATATAAATCAAAATGCTCCTTCACACTTTGGGAGTTTAAATGGAGATTCAACTTTTAAACAGTTATGGTATAAATGCATGACTTATTGTGAATCTGAAGATGAATTTGAGGCCACATGGAAATATATGATTGATACATATAATTTGGATGATCATAGATGGTTGAATGGGATGTACAGACTCAGGGAAAAATGGGCTACTGCCTTTAGTAGTGGAAGGTTTAGTGCGGGACTTTTGGCTACTTCGAGGAGTGAGGCCACAAATATGACTTTGAAAAAGGCATGTAACAAATTGAGTTCTTTGTATGAATTTGTGATGAATTATGCGAAAATTCAAAATGATTGGCGGAATAAGGAAAAGACAGAGGATACTCGTTGTCGTCATGGTAAGCCTGCAcagattttgaaaaatcatccattgTTGATTAATGCTGCCGAGGTTTACACGATTTCCATATACCAGTTATTTGAAATTGAATTGGTTAATTCTTTGAATTGCAAATTTGTTGAACCACCATCTTGTTTTGGCAATGATTGGAATTGGCTTGAGGTCAAAGTAAAATCTCATGATGAAAACTCGAGGGTTAGACATGTGGTGTTCAATAAGCAGAGTCATGAAATAAAATGTAGTTGTCATAAGTTTGAGACAATGGGGATTTTGTGTAAGCATGCTTTGATGATGTTTAACTGTATGGATGTCACTGTTTTGCCCGATAGTTATATTTTGAAAAGGTGGATGAAGAATGTAAGAAATAGAATTAAATATGATTTTGAAGAATGTTgtagtggtggtggtggtgatcATGTATCTGAGATGGTGTTTGTCAACCAAATAATGAGATCGATGTatgatctaactcaactgagCAAACCTCAAGAGGATgcgagaaaaatattatatagaTTGGTTGCCATAGCAAAAGATGAAATCTCTAATCTTGTCCAGAATTTGAGTGTCGATGATGAGACACCGTGTGATGATATTACAAGTAATGGTTACATGGCTAAA GCACAAAAGGAGCCAAAAGAAAGGGGCAAAGTTCACATTATTTGTTGA
- the LOC140832091 gene encoding uncharacterized protein, protein MLMKMKYLILKVINIYGFLFLANSVFAHAMLDPIDFLALQAIRKSLNDLPGSHYFESWDFTSDPCNFAGVYCNGDKVVALNLGDPRAGSPGLMGRLHPDIGRLSALAEFTIVPGRVIGTLPHTLSQLKYLRFLAVSRNFISGEIPANLGQLLGLQTLDLSFNILHGSIPSSVGTIPALSNVVLCRNRLTGPVPTFISHTLTRLDLKHNDLSGSLSPLGLPPSLQYLSLSMNRLTGPVDRLLSRLNRLNYVDLSMNEFSGNIPGKIFSFPITRLQLQRNRFSGPVRPVHDVRIPTIDLSFNRLSGGISPMLSTAQNLYLNNNRFTGKIPSIFVDRLLSASIQLLYLQHNYLTGMEIIPTAGIPLSASLCLQYNCMVLPLQTPCPLRAGKQKTRPTKQCTQWGG, encoded by the coding sequence ATGTTGATGAAAATGAAGTACTTGATATTGAAGGTAATCAACATTTACGGTTTCTTGTTTCTAGCGAATTCCGTTTTCGCGCATGCGATGCTGGACCCGATTGATTTCTTGGCGTTGCAAGCTATTCGAAAGAGCTTAAACGATCTGCCGGGATCGCATTATTTTGAATCCTGGGATTTCACTTCGGATCCCTGTAATTTTGCCGGTGTTTACTGTAATGGTGATAAAGTGGTTGCTCTAAACCTCGGGGATCCCCGGGCAGGTTCACCGGGTCTGATGGGCCGACTGCACCCAGACATCGGCAGACTATCTGCACTAGCCGAGTTCACCATTGTTCCGGGTCGGGTCATCGGGACTTTGCCTCACACTTTGTCTCAGTTGAAGTATCTTAGATTTTTAGCAGTCAGTCGAAATTTTATCTCAGGCGAGATTCCGGCGAACTTGGGCCAGCTGCTGGGGCTGCAAACTCTGGACCTTAGCTTCAATATTCTCCACGGAAGCATTCCATCTTCCGTCGGAACGATACCGGCGTTGTCCAACGTCGTCCTCTGTCGCAATCGGCTCACGGGTCCGGTTCCTACGTTCATATCCCATACTCTGACCCGGCTGGATTTAAAGCACAACGATCTCTCCGGTTCTCTTTCGCCGCTCGGACTCCCTCCCTCTCTACAGTACCTCTCACTGTCAATGAACCGGCTCACTGGCCCAGTAGACCGGCTTTTATCCCGATTAAACAGGCTAAACTACGTCGACCTTAGTATGAATGAGTTCTCCGGCAACATTCCTGGGAAGATATTCAGTTTCCCGATCACCCGCCTGCAGCTTCAGAGGAACCGGTTCTCCGGCCCGGTGAGACCGGTTCATGATGTGAGAATCCCAACCATTGATCTGAGTTTCAACCGGCTGTCCGGCGGGATATCTCCCATGTTATCGACGGCTCAGAATCTATACCTGAACAACAACCGGTTCACGGGTAAGATACCGAGCATTTTCGTGGACCGATTACTCTCTGCAAGCATACAACTACTGTATCTGCAGCACAATTATCTGACCGGCATGGAGATTATTCCAACGGCTGGGATTCCGCTCAGCGCCTCATTGTGCCTGCAGTATAATTGTATGGTCCTTCCCCTGCAGACGCCTTGCCCTTTGAGAGCTGGTAAGCAGAAGACAAGGCCAACTAAGCAGTGCACACAGTGGGGAGGGTAA